One Maribacter cobaltidurans genomic window carries:
- the infB gene encoding translation initiation factor IF-2, producing the protein MADNPKIRLNKVLRELNISLDRAVDYLNSKGHDVDARPTTKISDEVYQVLLDEFQTDKSKKVASKEVGEEKRKEKEAIRVQLEQEQEERRLAREKRNAAQEDKKLVGKVELTGPKTVGKIDLNPKKKEEAPQVKEEEKPKEEQPVSEEKKTEEKPKQNSPVAEKPKEETPEVKSEAPETLETQYKKLSGPKITGDKIDLSKFQKPKKKKEEKSNTDNSDRKKRRKRIVSKNTSGPGQGGRGGNSNDRKGNRRFSAPKVEPTEEDVQKQVRETLEKLQGKSKKGKGAKYRRDKRDQHRQQTEKDLEQQELESKILKVTEFVTASEVATMMDVSTTEIISACMSLGIMVTMNQRLDAETLSIVADEFGYEVEFVTADIEESIVEEEDAPEDLEPRAPIVTVMGHVDHGKTSLLDYIREENVIAGESGGITQHIGAYGVTLDNGQKISFLDTPGHEAFTAMRARGAQVTDIAIIVIAADDDIMPQTKEAISHAQAAGVPIVFAINKVDKPTANPDKIKEGLAQMNLLVEDWGGKIQSHDISAKTGQGVQELLEKVLLEAELLELTANPNKLASGTVVEAFLDKGKGYVSTILVQAGTLNIGDYVLAGTTSGKVKAMQDERGKNVKKVGPSQPISILGLDGAPQAGDKFHVLEDEREAKQIAARRSQLQREQSVRTQRHITLDEIGRRIALGEFKELNIILKGDVDGSVEALTDSFQKLSTEEIQVNIIYKAVGPITESDVLLASASDAVIIGFNVRPMGNAKAMAENEEIDIRMYSIIYDAINDLKDAMEGMLSPEMKEEITGTAEIRETFKISKIGTIAGCMVTSGKIYRNSNIRLIRDGVVIYTGELASLKRFKDDVKEVSKGYDCGLQIKNYNDISVNDIVEAFQEVAVKKKLK; encoded by the coding sequence ATGGCAGATAATCCAAAAATAAGACTTAACAAGGTTCTTCGAGAGCTTAATATCTCTTTGGACAGAGCAGTAGATTATTTGAACAGCAAAGGACATGATGTGGACGCCAGGCCGACCACAAAAATTTCCGATGAGGTGTATCAAGTGCTACTGGACGAGTTCCAGACCGATAAGAGCAAAAAAGTTGCTTCAAAGGAGGTAGGAGAGGAAAAGCGAAAGGAGAAAGAAGCCATACGTGTTCAATTGGAGCAGGAGCAGGAAGAACGTCGTTTGGCCCGTGAAAAAAGGAATGCTGCCCAAGAAGATAAAAAGCTTGTAGGAAAAGTTGAGCTGACAGGACCAAAAACTGTCGGTAAGATTGACCTGAATCCCAAGAAAAAAGAAGAGGCTCCCCAAGTAAAAGAGGAGGAAAAACCCAAGGAGGAACAACCTGTATCCGAAGAGAAGAAAACAGAGGAGAAACCGAAACAGAATTCTCCGGTGGCAGAAAAACCCAAAGAAGAAACCCCTGAGGTAAAATCCGAAGCACCTGAAACTTTGGAGACCCAGTACAAGAAATTATCGGGGCCAAAAATTACAGGTGATAAAATAGATCTTTCCAAGTTTCAAAAGCCTAAAAAGAAGAAAGAGGAAAAAAGTAATACGGATAATTCTGACCGTAAAAAACGAAGAAAGCGTATTGTTAGTAAAAACACCTCGGGCCCTGGACAAGGGGGTAGGGGAGGTAATTCCAACGATCGTAAAGGAAATAGACGTTTTTCAGCTCCCAAGGTAGAGCCTACTGAGGAGGATGTACAGAAGCAGGTACGAGAAACCTTGGAGAAATTACAAGGTAAGTCCAAAAAAGGGAAAGGTGCCAAATATAGAAGGGACAAGAGAGATCAGCACCGTCAACAGACGGAAAAAGATCTTGAACAGCAAGAACTTGAAAGCAAAATCCTGAAGGTTACTGAGTTTGTAACTGCCAGTGAAGTTGCCACGATGATGGACGTCTCCACAACCGAAATTATTTCAGCATGTATGTCTTTGGGAATCATGGTGACCATGAATCAAAGATTAGATGCCGAGACCCTATCGATTGTAGCCGATGAATTTGGGTATGAGGTAGAGTTTGTTACTGCTGATATTGAAGAAAGTATAGTTGAGGAAGAGGATGCACCAGAGGATTTGGAACCAAGAGCGCCAATTGTTACCGTTATGGGTCATGTGGATCATGGTAAAACATCCTTATTGGATTATATTAGGGAAGAGAATGTTATTGCAGGCGAAAGCGGTGGTATCACCCAGCATATTGGGGCATATGGGGTTACTTTGGATAATGGTCAGAAAATTTCCTTCTTGGATACTCCTGGTCACGAGGCGTTTACCGCTATGCGTGCAAGGGGTGCGCAGGTTACGGATATTGCAATTATTGTTATTGCCGCTGATGATGATATTATGCCTCAGACCAAAGAAGCAATCAGTCATGCGCAAGCGGCCGGTGTACCTATTGTATTTGCCATAAACAAGGTGGATAAACCAACTGCAAATCCAGATAAAATTAAGGAAGGACTTGCCCAGATGAACTTATTGGTAGAGGATTGGGGAGGTAAAATCCAATCCCATGATATCTCTGCTAAAACAGGTCAAGGAGTGCAAGAGCTTTTGGAAAAAGTCTTGTTGGAGGCCGAATTATTAGAGTTAACGGCCAATCCAAATAAATTGGCTTCCGGAACGGTTGTTGAAGCATTTTTGGATAAAGGAAAAGGTTATGTGTCTACCATTTTGGTGCAGGCAGGTACCCTTAACATTGGAGATTATGTCCTTGCCGGAACTACAAGTGGAAAGGTAAAGGCGATGCAGGATGAGCGAGGTAAAAATGTTAAAAAAGTAGGTCCGTCACAACCTATATCCATATTAGGTCTAGATGGTGCCCCCCAAGCAGGCGATAAATTCCATGTATTGGAAGATGAAAGGGAGGCCAAGCAGATTGCGGCTAGAAGGTCCCAATTACAAAGGGAGCAATCCGTAAGGACCCAGCGTCATATTACCTTGGATGAAATTGGTAGACGTATCGCTCTAGGTGAATTCAAGGAATTGAATATTATTCTTAAAGGTGATGTGGACGGTTCTGTTGAAGCATTGACGGATTCTTTCCAGAAGCTATCTACGGAGGAGATCCAAGTAAACATTATTTATAAGGCTGTTGGGCCTATTACTGAATCTGACGTATTGTTGGCTTCCGCTTCGGATGCCGTTATAATAGGGTTTAATGTTAGACCTATGGGTAATGCCAAGGCCATGGCGGAAAATGAGGAGATAGATATTCGTATGTACTCCATCATCTATGATGCCATTAATGACCTTAAGGATGCCATGGAAGGTATGCTTTCCCCAGAAATGAAGGAAGAAATTACCGGTACTGCAGAAATTAGGGAAACCTTTAAGATTTCAAAAATTGGTACAATTGCTGGATGTATGGTTACCAGTGGCAAAATCTATAGGAATTCCAATATTCGTTTAATACGTGACGGTGTGGTTATTTATACCGGTGAACTCGCTTCCTTAAAACGATTTAAGGATGATGTTAAGGAGGTTTCCAAAGGCTACGATTGTGGTCTTCAGATCAAAAACTACAACGATATCAGCGTAAATGATATTGTAGAGGCCTTCCAGGAAGTTGCAGTTAAGAAGAAATTGAAATAA
- a CDS encoding cytochrome c3 family protein produces the protein MKKVPYRNQFSKVFVFSLVVTLLFSVSLVAQDAVAESGDAATTEDSSAPSGDAAAGKALFNQNCAACHALDRKMTGPALANVESRLAEEEGLDKEWLYAWIKNSPGMIKSGDAYANKIYNEFNQAAMTAFPTLTNTDIDNILAYTAAPPPAPATPAAGEAATVTNGAASGGISNEVILGALALVFALLVVMLFLVNNTLRRIAEANGISVEKERAEKRTPIWKAFAQNQFLVLVTVIFLLLGSAYYAYGWMMQIGVDQGYAPIQPIHYSHKIHAGDNKIECKYCHSSARVSKHSGIPAMNVCMNCHKSIYEYKGNPEGPSKEDLANGYTNEFYTNEIKKLYKAVGWDEENQKYTGESQPIEWVRIHNLPDFAYFNHSQHVSVAGVECQTCHGPVEEMEIMYQYSPLTMGWCINCHRETNVKVEGNEYYEKIHAELSKKYGVENLTAAQMGGLECGKCHY, from the coding sequence ATGAAAAAGGTACCATACCGCAATCAGTTTTCTAAAGTCTTTGTTTTCAGTTTAGTAGTTACACTACTTTTTTCAGTTTCGTTGGTGGCACAGGACGCTGTTGCAGAGTCTGGTGATGCCGCTACTACTGAAGATTCCAGTGCTCCCAGTGGCGATGCCGCTGCAGGTAAGGCGTTATTCAATCAGAATTGTGCGGCTTGTCATGCCTTGGATCGAAAAATGACCGGTCCGGCCTTGGCAAACGTTGAAAGTCGTTTGGCTGAAGAGGAAGGATTGGACAAGGAATGGTTGTATGCTTGGATTAAGAACAGTCCTGGGATGATCAAGTCTGGCGATGCTTATGCCAATAAAATCTATAATGAGTTCAACCAGGCGGCAATGACGGCTTTCCCTACGTTGACCAATACCGACATTGATAATATTTTAGCCTATACAGCTGCACCTCCTCCTGCCCCGGCTACACCGGCCGCTGGAGAAGCCGCGACTGTAACTAATGGGGCCGCTTCTGGTGGTATCTCAAATGAGGTCATTTTGGGTGCCTTGGCGTTGGTCTTTGCCTTGTTGGTGGTAATGTTGTTCTTGGTTAACAATACCTTGCGTAGAATTGCCGAAGCAAACGGTATCTCTGTAGAAAAGGAAAGGGCTGAGAAAAGAACTCCAATTTGGAAGGCTTTTGCTCAAAATCAATTTTTGGTTTTGGTGACTGTAATTTTTCTATTGCTTGGTAGTGCCTATTATGCCTATGGTTGGATGATGCAAATTGGTGTTGACCAAGGGTATGCTCCAATTCAGCCAATACACTATTCCCATAAAATACATGCCGGGGATAATAAAATTGAGTGTAAGTATTGTCACTCTTCTGCTAGGGTGTCAAAGCATTCCGGTATTCCGGCCATGAATGTTTGTATGAACTGTCATAAGTCCATTTACGAGTACAAAGGGAATCCTGAAGGTCCTTCCAAGGAGGATTTGGCCAATGGGTATACCAATGAGTTTTATACGAATGAAATCAAAAAGTTGTACAAGGCAGTAGGTTGGGATGAGGAGAATCAAAAATATACTGGCGAATCACAACCAATAGAGTGGGTCAGAATTCATAACCTTCCAGATTTTGCATACTTCAACCATTCCCAACATGTTTCCGTTGCTGGTGTTGAGTGTCAGACCTGTCATGGACCGGTAGAGGAAATGGAGATTATGTATCAATACTCTCCTTTGACAATGGGATGGTGTATTAATTGTCACCGTGAAACCAATGTTAAGGTCGAGGGCAATGAATATTACGAAAAAATTCACGCTGAGCTTTCCAAAAAATATGGTGTGGAAAATTTGACAGCTGCCCAAATGGGTGGGTTGGAATGTGGAAAGTGTCACTATTAA
- the nusA gene encoding transcription termination factor NusA yields the protein MENIALIESFSEFKDDKFIDRVTLMAILEDVFRNALKKKFGSDDNFDIIINPDKGDLEIWRNRVVVEDGEVEDPNEEISLTEARKIEPDFEVGEDVSEEVKLIDLGRRAILALRQNLIAKIHEHDNTTIYKQFKDLEGEIYTAEVHHIRHKAVILLDDEGNEIILPKDRQIPSDFFRKGDNVRGIIESVELKGAKPTIIMSRSSPLFLEQLFFQEIPEVFDGLITIKKAVRIPGEKAKVAVDSYDDRIDPVGACVGMKGSRIHGIVRELGNENIDVINWTSNPQLLVTRALSPARVSSVKLDDEKMTAQVYLKPEEVSKAIGRGGHNIRLAGQLTGYEIDVFREGVEEDVELTEFSDEIDGWIIDEFKKIGLDTARSVLDQDVDDLVKRTDLEEETIVEVVRILKEELED from the coding sequence ATGGAAAATATTGCGTTAATTGAATCTTTCTCGGAGTTTAAGGATGACAAGTTCATTGACCGGGTAACGCTTATGGCAATTTTGGAGGATGTTTTTAGAAATGCCCTCAAAAAGAAGTTTGGGTCAGATGACAACTTTGATATTATCATCAACCCGGATAAGGGAGATTTGGAGATTTGGCGTAATCGTGTTGTGGTAGAAGATGGGGAAGTTGAAGATCCCAATGAAGAAATATCGCTAACTGAGGCGCGTAAGATAGAACCTGATTTTGAAGTTGGTGAGGATGTGTCCGAAGAGGTTAAATTAATCGATCTTGGAAGACGTGCGATTTTGGCACTGCGCCAAAATTTGATTGCCAAGATTCACGAGCACGATAATACAACCATATATAAGCAGTTCAAAGACCTTGAAGGAGAAATATATACGGCAGAGGTTCATCATATTCGCCACAAAGCTGTTATTTTGTTGGATGATGAAGGAAATGAAATAATCCTTCCAAAGGATAGGCAAATACCCTCGGACTTTTTCAGAAAAGGGGACAATGTTAGGGGAATTATTGAAAGTGTTGAGCTTAAGGGAGCTAAACCTACAATTATAATGTCCAGAAGTTCCCCGTTGTTCTTGGAGCAATTGTTCTTCCAAGAGATACCAGAGGTTTTTGATGGTTTGATTACTATTAAAAAGGCGGTCCGTATCCCTGGTGAAAAAGCAAAGGTAGCGGTAGATTCATATGATGACCGAATTGACCCAGTAGGGGCTTGTGTAGGTATGAAAGGTTCTAGGATTCATGGAATCGTCAGGGAGCTTGGAAATGAAAATATTGATGTAATTAACTGGACCTCCAATCCTCAGTTATTGGTTACAAGGGCTTTGAGTCCGGCAAGAGTCTCATCGGTAAAGCTAGACGATGAAAAAATGACCGCACAGGTTTATCTTAAACCTGAAGAGGTGTCAAAGGCCATTGGAAGGGGCGGTCACAATATTCGTTTGGCAGGACAATTGACAGGTTACGAGATCGACGTATTCAGGGAAGGTGTTGAAGAAGATGTTGAATTGACAGAGTTCTCTGATGAAATCGATGGATGGATTATAGACGAGTTTAAGAAAATAGGATTGGATACGGCAAGAAGCGTACTGGACCAAGATGTGGATGATCTTGTGAAGCGTACGGATTTGGAAGAAGAAACAATTGTTGAAGTTGTACGTATCCTAAAAGAAGAATTAGAAGATTAG
- a CDS encoding SPOR domain-containing protein: MKKLFYILVSIFITTNICAQEGKISIDQDAQIAELLEIYKKNLDNNDYYRIQVGFVSNNAKAQEIKSNVEIDFPDLPSQIDFDSPTYRIRVGRFKSKLEAERKFNEVRKKYPNAMLLKPKKST; this comes from the coding sequence ATGAAAAAACTATTTTATATCCTAGTTTCTATTTTTATAACAACTAACATATGCGCACAAGAGGGCAAAATATCCATAGATCAGGACGCACAAATTGCTGAATTACTAGAAATCTATAAAAAAAACCTGGACAACAACGATTACTATAGAATACAAGTGGGATTTGTAAGTAATAATGCAAAGGCACAGGAAATAAAAAGTAACGTAGAAATTGATTTTCCAGACCTTCCTTCCCAAATAGACTTTGACTCGCCGACCTACCGCATAAGGGTAGGGCGCTTTAAATCGAAATTAGAGGCAGAGCGCAAGTTCAATGAGGTTAGGAAAAAGTATCCAAATGCCATGTTGTTAAAACCAAAAAAATCGACCTAA